The Erythrobacter sp. Alg231-14 genome has a segment encoding these proteins:
- a CDS encoding D-alanine--D-alanine ligase — translation MTAKPPLHIVVLMGGWANEREVSLMSGAGVADALEMNGHSVTQLDLDRNVAQRLAELKPDVVFNALHGVPGEDGSVQGMLDLMGIPYTHSGLATSVIAIDKQLTKQALVPHGIPMPGGRIVAVDDLHMRDPLPRPYVLKPVNEGSSVGVAIVTEDSNVGNPIAREAVGPWQDFDELLAEPFIKGRELTTAVIDSANGPRALGVTELIIETGFYDYEHKYTEGRTQHVCPANIPPEIAALCEQYAIKAHEVLGCHGTSRTDYRWDDEQGEDGLFVLETNTQPGMTPLSLVPEQARHADIGYAELVELIVMEAIRVHNLSGGSHGQD, via the coding sequence ATGACTGCAAAACCACCCCTCCATATCGTGGTCCTCATGGGCGGCTGGGCGAATGAACGCGAAGTGTCCTTGATGAGCGGTGCGGGCGTTGCCGATGCGTTGGAAATGAACGGTCATTCTGTCACCCAATTGGATTTGGACCGCAACGTCGCCCAACGTTTGGCAGAGTTGAAACCCGATGTGGTTTTTAACGCGCTGCACGGTGTGCCGGGCGAAGATGGCAGCGTCCAAGGTATGCTCGACCTGATGGGTATTCCCTACACCCATTCCGGTCTCGCGACGAGTGTGATCGCGATCGACAAACAGCTGACCAAACAGGCGCTTGTCCCGCATGGCATTCCGATGCCGGGCGGCAGAATCGTTGCAGTCGATGATCTGCACATGCGCGACCCTTTGCCGCGCCCATACGTTCTGAAACCGGTCAATGAAGGATCCTCCGTCGGTGTCGCGATCGTCACCGAAGACAGCAATGTCGGCAATCCAATTGCACGCGAGGCCGTCGGCCCTTGGCAGGATTTTGACGAATTGCTCGCCGAACCCTTTATTAAAGGGCGCGAACTCACCACCGCTGTCATCGACAGCGCCAATGGACCGCGCGCGTTGGGCGTGACCGAGTTGATTATCGAAACCGGTTTTTACGATTACGAACACAAATACACCGAAGGGCGCACACAACATGTGTGTCCCGCCAACATCCCGCCGGAAATCGCCGCATTGTGTGAGCAATACGCTATCAAAGCTCACGAGGTTTTGGGGTGTCATGGCACAAGCCGCACCGATTATCGGTGGGATGACGAACAAGGCGAAGACGGCTTGTTCGTTTTGGAAACCAACACCCAACCGGGCATGACCCCGTTAAGCCTTGTTCCGGAACAGGCGCGTCACGCCGATATTGGGTATGCCGAATTGGTGGAATTGATCGTGATGGAAGCGATCCGCGTCCACAATTTATCAGGGGGATCGCATGGCCAAGATTAA
- the murB gene encoding UDP-N-acetylmuramate dehydrogenase, whose protein sequence is MTNMTQPDDWTSPENGRDNGMAPTCAVDGGASAPVPIENIRGRLTQNASLAKHVWFKAGGNADWLFEPADLDDLKSFCENLNGDHPVMALGVGSNMIIRDGGVPGIVVKLGKEFANVEVTGDTTVTAGSAAPANMVARRAAKAGIDGLAFLTGIPGSVGGVTKMNGGCYGRETCDVLVDCDVILPDGQFVTLTNADLQYSYRHSVLPEGAIVVAVRFEGVPGDPDAIKAEMTRISDQRKGAQPIGSMTGGSTFKNPPGHSSWKLIDDAGCRGLMNGGAQVSEKHCNFLINTGSATATEIEALGEMVREKVYANSGVQLEWEIRRVGRP, encoded by the coding sequence ATGACGAACATGACACAACCCGATGACTGGACTTCTCCGGAAAATGGCCGCGACAACGGCATGGCGCCGACCTGCGCCGTTGATGGCGGTGCCAGCGCGCCCGTTCCAATTGAGAACATCCGTGGCCGGCTGACTCAAAATGCGAGTTTGGCCAAACATGTTTGGTTTAAAGCAGGCGGAAACGCCGATTGGCTATTTGAACCCGCAGATCTCGATGATCTGAAATCCTTTTGCGAAAACCTAAACGGTGACCATCCCGTCATGGCGTTGGGTGTAGGTTCCAACATGATTATCCGCGATGGGGGCGTGCCCGGCATCGTTGTGAAATTGGGTAAGGAATTTGCCAATGTTGAGGTGACCGGCGACACCACTGTGACCGCCGGTTCGGCAGCGCCTGCCAATATGGTTGCCCGACGCGCAGCCAAGGCGGGCATTGATGGCTTGGCGTTCCTGACTGGCATTCCGGGATCGGTAGGCGGCGTCACCAAAATGAACGGCGGCTGTTACGGCCGCGAAACATGCGATGTCTTGGTCGATTGCGATGTGATTTTGCCCGACGGGCAGTTTGTCACTTTGACCAATGCCGATCTTCAATATTCATACCGCCATTCCGTTTTGCCCGAAGGGGCGATTGTGGTGGCGGTTCGGTTTGAAGGTGTGCCGGGGGATCCGGACGCGATCAAAGCCGAAATGACGCGCATTTCTGATCAACGCAAAGGCGCACAACCCATCGGCAGCATGACCGGCGGATCGACGTTCAAGAACCCTCCTGGCCACAGCAGTTGGAAATTGATCGATGATGCGGGATGTCGCGGCCTGATGAATGGCGGCGCTCAGGTCAGCGAGAAGCACTGCAATTTCCTCATCAACACCGGCTCTGCCACGGCGACAGAAATCGAAGCATTGGGAGAGATGGTGCGCGAGAAAGTTTACGCCAATTCAGGCGTTCAGCTTGAGTGGGAAATTAGACGCGTGGGTCGGCCATGA
- the murC gene encoding UDP-N-acetylmuramate--L-alanine ligase — translation MKGVGTDIGTIHFVGIGGIGMSGIAEVMHNLGYNVQGSDLSDGPSVERLRARGIAVHIGHARENVAGVSVVVTSTAVRRTNPEVAAALEERIPVVRRAEMLAELMRLKSTVAVAGTHGKTTTTSMIASVLDTGDVDPTVINGGIIEQYGSNARLGDSDWMVVEADESDGSFLRLDGTIAVVTNIDPEHLDHYGDFEGVKRAFVEFIHNVPFYGAAILCVDHPEVQAVIGDVRDRKVVTYGFSLQADICGVNIRPNEGGNTFDVIVRQRGEEDRRIEGVHLPMPGRHNVQNALAAIAVAIEMGCADSVIREGFNSFSGVRRRFTKVGSIALDGAVVSVIDDYAHHPVEIRAVLGAAREAVPEGRVIAVAQPHRYSRLNDLMDDFQSCFNDADMVFVTPVFEAGEDPIEGVDAESLVAGLKSRGHRSARTVSSQSDLAITLAAEIEPGDIIVCLGAGDITKWAAMLAGAIESKREA, via the coding sequence ATGAAGGGCGTCGGCACAGATATTGGCACGATCCACTTCGTAGGAATCGGCGGCATTGGCATGTCCGGCATCGCCGAGGTGATGCACAATCTTGGCTACAATGTTCAGGGCAGCGACCTTTCCGACGGGCCCAGCGTTGAACGCCTGCGCGCGCGCGGCATTGCGGTGCATATCGGCCATGCAAGAGAAAACGTTGCGGGCGTATCCGTGGTCGTCACGTCAACCGCCGTGCGCCGCACAAACCCCGAAGTCGCGGCCGCTTTAGAAGAACGTATTCCGGTGGTTCGCCGCGCCGAAATGTTGGCGGAACTAATGCGGTTGAAATCGACCGTCGCTGTCGCTGGTACGCACGGTAAAACAACCACGACCAGCATGATCGCCAGCGTTCTGGACACCGGCGATGTTGACCCAACGGTCATCAATGGCGGTATTATTGAACAATATGGTTCCAACGCGCGCCTTGGCGATAGCGATTGGATGGTGGTTGAGGCCGATGAAAGCGATGGCAGTTTTCTAAGGCTCGACGGCACAATTGCAGTTGTGACCAATATCGACCCCGAACACCTTGATCATTACGGCGATTTTGAAGGTGTGAAACGCGCCTTTGTTGAGTTCATTCACAACGTGCCGTTCTATGGCGCGGCGATCTTGTGCGTGGACCACCCTGAGGTTCAGGCCGTGATTGGCGATGTGCGCGATCGCAAGGTCGTAACGTATGGTTTCTCTCTTCAGGCCGACATATGCGGCGTCAATATTCGCCCCAATGAGGGGGGCAACACATTCGATGTGATTGTGCGTCAACGCGGCGAAGAAGACCGCCGGATCGAGGGCGTGCATTTGCCCATGCCCGGACGGCACAACGTTCAAAACGCTCTTGCCGCGATTGCGGTCGCGATTGAAATGGGATGCGCAGACAGCGTTATTCGTGAAGGCTTCAACAGCTTTAGCGGCGTGCGTCGCCGCTTTACCAAAGTTGGGTCGATTGCCCTTGATGGTGCGGTGGTCAGTGTGATTGACGATTATGCCCATCACCCAGTTGAAATTCGCGCCGTGTTGGGCGCGGCACGCGAAGCCGTTCCCGAAGGGCGCGTCATCGCGGTTGCCCAACCGCATCGCTACAGCCGCCTGAACGATTTGATGGATGATTTTCAATCGTGTTTTAACGATGCCGATATGGTGTTTGTAACCCCTGTGTTCGAAGCCGGGGAGGACCCGATTGAAGGCGTTGACGCAGAAAGCCTTGTTGCTGGGTTGAAATCACGCGGTCATCGCAGCGCGCGCACAGTGTCCAGCCAAAGCGACCTTGCCATCACACTTGCCGCAGAAATCGAACCGGGAGACATCATCGTGTGCCTCGGCGCGGGGGATATCACCAAATGGGCTGCTATGCTTGCGGGCGCGATTGAATCAAAGCGGGAGGCATGA
- the murG gene encoding undecaprenyldiphospho-muramoylpentapeptide beta-N-acetylglucosaminyltransferase: MNSETTQHVPTGASRHFVLAAGGTGGHLIPAFALAEELHARGHHVALITDERGANIPGKPEFLTAHILPAGRFGKNPLHWFGGVRAVIEGRNMALRLFESFEPSAVIGFGGYPALPALLASTSAGIPSAVHEQNAVFGRVNRLLAGRVQAIATSYPEVARLKPKHVEKTHLVGNPVREEVLALRDEDYPELTEEGLLRVLITGGSQGASVLSEVVPDGLAMLPPALCQRLQVTQQCRTEDVDAVRERYANHDIPAELGTYFEDMHERLAGTHLFIGRAGASTIAELTAVGRPAILIPLPIATDDHQAANTGEIAKAGGARMIRQDNFTPKELAKQIQALAQNPTSLANAAHGAWNCGRPKAAKDLADLVESMGGIDLMDVIRVGEAAPKKAASATKPQTATRDRGEDAVR, from the coding sequence ATGAACAGCGAAACGACACAGCACGTGCCAACCGGCGCCAGTCGTCATTTCGTCCTCGCCGCTGGGGGCACCGGGGGGCATTTGATCCCTGCCTTTGCATTGGCAGAGGAACTGCATGCGCGCGGCCACCATGTTGCATTGATTACAGATGAGCGTGGCGCGAATATTCCGGGAAAGCCTGAATTTCTGACCGCCCACATTCTGCCAGCCGGTCGCTTTGGCAAAAATCCCTTGCATTGGTTTGGCGGCGTTCGGGCCGTCATCGAAGGGCGCAATATGGCGCTGCGACTGTTTGAAAGTTTTGAACCATCGGCGGTGATTGGCTTTGGGGGATACCCCGCATTGCCGGCTTTGTTGGCATCTACATCGGCCGGAATTCCCAGCGCTGTGCATGAACAAAACGCGGTCTTTGGCCGGGTCAATCGTCTCTTGGCCGGGCGCGTCCAAGCGATTGCGACATCATACCCCGAAGTCGCGCGGCTAAAGCCCAAGCACGTCGAAAAGACGCATCTTGTCGGCAATCCCGTGCGCGAAGAAGTTCTGGCGTTGCGCGATGAAGACTACCCTGAGCTCACCGAAGAAGGGTTGTTGAGGGTTTTGATCACGGGCGGAAGCCAAGGGGCAAGCGTCCTATCCGAAGTGGTCCCCGATGGTTTGGCTATGTTGCCGCCGGCCTTGTGCCAACGGTTGCAGGTTACCCAGCAATGTCGAACCGAAGATGTTGACGCGGTGCGGGAACGGTATGCCAATCATGACATTCCGGCCGAACTGGGCACCTATTTCGAAGACATGCACGAACGGCTGGCGGGGACGCATTTGTTTATCGGTCGAGCGGGCGCATCGACGATCGCGGAATTGACCGCAGTTGGACGCCCGGCGATCCTAATCCCATTGCCGATCGCGACCGACGATCATCAAGCGGCAAACACCGGCGAAATTGCGAAAGCCGGCGGCGCGCGTATGATCCGCCAAGACAATTTCACACCCAAAGAATTGGCCAAGCAAATTCAGGCTTTAGCCCAAAACCCAACCAGCTTGGCCAATGCCGCGCATGGCGCCTGGAATTGCGGACGGCCCAAAGCGGCGAAAGACTTGGCCGATTTGGTCGAAAGTATGGGCGGCATTGATTTGATGGATGTCATCCGAGTGGGCGAGGCCGCGCCGAAAAAAGCCGCGTCCGCCACGAAACCGCAGACCGCGACCCGCGATCGGGGCGAGGACGCCGTTCGATGA
- a CDS encoding peptidoglycan glycosyltransferase FtsW, which produces MSTAYSPSNHGTNSAVRGDAKFHAPVPTRRGLGEKMRVWWREVDKWLLGLVLLLMMLGTVAVAAASPAAGNQYNVGEFVFFKRHIVFQMLGVGVMVAVSFVSRENARRIGILMAVAMLFLLFLVPIIGVEKNGARRWLDLGMSLQPSEFLKPGFAILLAWMLSWRLRDPELPVLGYATLTMALVGALLMLQPNLGATILFGGVWFVLVLLSGVSIQRVAALILGGLASITAAYFLYDNARYRIDSFFGGGTAFDQVDLAQRTLLNGGWTGSGLWLGTRKMNLPEAHTDYIFSVIGEEFGLLMCGLFLILFVAIVARALVRLVDEENLFALLAGAGLATQIGGQAFINMLVNLQLFPSKGMTLPLVSYGGSSTIAVCFTIGLLLAITRRNPFLERETPGLKNLFERQKNEERT; this is translated from the coding sequence ATGAGCACCGCCTATTCCCCATCCAATCATGGCACCAACTCTGCCGTTCGCGGCGATGCCAAATTTCACGCACCCGTTCCCACCCGTCGCGGCTTGGGCGAAAAGATGCGCGTTTGGTGGCGCGAAGTCGACAAATGGCTTTTGGGACTTGTCCTCCTTTTGATGATGTTGGGCACAGTTGCCGTTGCGGCGGCATCGCCGGCGGCGGGCAATCAATACAATGTTGGTGAATTCGTCTTCTTCAAACGTCACATCGTTTTCCAAATGCTGGGCGTGGGCGTGATGGTTGCGGTTTCATTCGTCAGCCGCGAAAACGCGCGGCGCATTGGCATCTTGATGGCGGTGGCGATGCTATTCCTGTTGTTCCTTGTGCCGATTATCGGAGTCGAAAAGAACGGCGCGCGCCGTTGGTTGGACCTTGGTATGTCTCTTCAACCGAGCGAATTTCTAAAACCCGGTTTTGCGATCCTGCTGGCGTGGATGTTGTCTTGGCGATTGCGCGATCCAGAATTGCCCGTGTTGGGATACGCGACATTGACGATGGCACTGGTGGGCGCGTTGTTGATGCTGCAGCCCAATCTTGGCGCGACGATCCTTTTTGGCGGCGTTTGGTTCGTGCTGGTCTTGCTGTCCGGTGTGTCGATCCAACGTGTCGCCGCGCTTATCCTAGGTGGGTTGGCGTCGATCACGGCGGCCTATTTCCTGTATGACAATGCGCGATACCGCATTGACAGTTTCTTTGGCGGGGGCACCGCCTTTGATCAAGTCGACTTGGCGCAACGCACATTGTTGAATGGCGGTTGGACCGGCAGCGGTCTGTGGCTGGGAACGCGCAAAATGAACCTGCCAGAGGCACACACGGATTACATTTTCTCTGTGATTGGTGAGGAATTTGGGCTTTTGATGTGCGGCCTATTCCTTATCCTATTTGTTGCGATCGTCGCGCGCGCATTGGTGCGGTTGGTTGACGAAGAAAACCTATTTGCGCTCCTTGCAGGGGCGGGCCTTGCCACCCAAATCGGTGGGCAGGCGTTCATCAACATGCTGGTAAACCTTCAACTCTTCCCGTCGAAGGGCATGACGTTGCCATTGGTCAGTTACGGTGGTTCATCCACCATTGCCGTGTGTTTCACGATCGGCCTGTTGCTCGCCATTACACGGCGCAATCCGTTCCTCGAACGCGAAACGCCGGGATTAAAGAACCTATTTGAGCGCCAAAAGAATGAGGAGCGCACATGA
- the murD gene encoding UDP-N-acetylmuramoyl-L-alanine--D-glutamate ligase, which translates to MITSTAFADKRYAILGLARSGAAAAEALLASGADVTVWDRQPNAREPFEGRCTIADPLEMDLTGFDGLVVSPGVPLNTHPIAAHAAQFGAPIIGDIELFAIARPELPPHKVIGVTGTNGKSTTVALIHHILRKAGIPSVLGGNIGEPIMAQKPLAPNDRGDAVYVLELSSYQIDLTFNLDCDVAALTNITPDHLDRYAGFEAYAASKARLFAMQSAGRVSVLGESMWHDHRERIDQYDQGQSELWCNPNTDPADPFGLMTAGGEPLTAQADWPSLQGPHNYENAIVAIMMCQALNLSDQSIAQGLQSYRGLPHRMERLCTEDGVLFINDSKATNTASTAPALAAFPSDSAHRRVHWIVGGLAKEDGLGECANHLGNVAAAYTVGEAGPRFAELLDGNVPNVERCELVGEAVRRARSASKPGDVVLFSPACASFDQFRDYEKRGEHFRQVVGVIAEDGVDCTPAGIIGSGSMGSEAA; encoded by the coding sequence GTGATCACCTCCACCGCCTTTGCCGACAAACGTTACGCGATCCTCGGGCTCGCGCGTTCCGGCGCGGCGGCGGCAGAAGCGTTGTTGGCAAGCGGTGCGGATGTGACTGTGTGGGATCGCCAGCCCAATGCGCGCGAGCCATTCGAAGGGCGGTGCACCATCGCCGATCCGTTGGAGATGGACCTTACCGGATTTGATGGATTGGTGGTGTCACCCGGCGTGCCGTTGAACACGCATCCGATTGCTGCGCATGCCGCGCAATTCGGTGCTCCGATCATCGGCGACATCGAATTGTTCGCGATTGCCCGCCCTGAATTGCCCCCGCACAAAGTGATCGGCGTGACCGGCACCAATGGTAAATCCACCACAGTCGCCCTAATCCACCACATCCTTCGCAAAGCGGGCATTCCCAGCGTTCTGGGCGGGAACATTGGTGAACCGATTATGGCGCAAAAGCCGTTGGCGCCCAATGATCGCGGAGATGCTGTCTACGTTCTCGAATTGTCGAGCTATCAAATTGACCTCACATTCAATCTGGATTGCGATGTCGCAGCGCTGACCAATATCACGCCCGATCATCTTGATCGCTATGCCGGGTTTGAGGCGTATGCCGCATCCAAGGCGCGCCTATTCGCCATGCAATCGGCGGGACGCGTATCGGTGTTGGGTGAAAGCATGTGGCACGACCATCGCGAACGCATTGATCAATACGATCAAGGTCAAAGCGAGTTGTGGTGCAATCCAAACACCGATCCAGCCGATCCGTTCGGCCTGATGACGGCGGGGGGTGAGCCACTAACTGCGCAAGCCGATTGGCCTTCATTGCAAGGGCCGCACAATTACGAAAACGCCATCGTGGCAATTATGATGTGTCAGGCATTGAACCTGTCGGATCAAAGCATCGCCCAAGGGCTGCAATCCTATCGCGGATTGCCGCATCGGATGGAGCGTTTGTGCACCGAGGATGGTGTCCTCTTCATCAACGATAGCAAAGCAACCAACACAGCATCGACCGCCCCGGCATTGGCGGCGTTTCCTTCCGATTCCGCGCATCGCCGGGTTCATTGGATCGTCGGCGGATTGGCCAAAGAGGATGGTCTGGGCGAATGCGCCAACCATTTGGGCAACGTGGCTGCGGCTTACACCGTTGGTGAAGCGGGGCCGCGATTTGCCGAATTGTTGGATGGCAATGTGCCTAATGTCGAACGATGCGAATTGGTGGGCGAGGCCGTGCGCCGTGCAAGATCCGCATCCAAACCCGGCGATGTCGTCCTCTTCTCTCCGGCTTGTGCGAGTTTCGATCAATTCCGTGATTATGAGAAACGCGGCGAACATTTCCGCCAAGTCGTTGGTGTAATCGCCGAAGATGGCGTGGATTGCACGCCAGCCGGGATAATCGGTTCGGGATCCATGGGAAGCGAAGCCGCATGA
- the mraY gene encoding phospho-N-acetylmuramoyl-pentapeptide-transferase — translation MLYLIAEWLGFEGLLNLVRYQTFRFGATLMTALVFGLIIGPKFINMLRVRQGKGQPIREDGPQSHQAKVGTPTMGGLMILVSLALSLMLWMDLRSPLVWACLAVTIGFGLIGFLDDYDKVSKNSHAGVSAKVRLLGEFIVAGIASYLIVSQINTNLYIPFFSDVSIPLGPFYYVFAAVFIVGFGNAVNLTDGLDGLAIMPVIIASGTFAIIAYLVGRADFSEYLGIPHVPGAGELAIFCAAIMGGGLAFLWFNAPPAAVFMGDTGSLALGGALGAIAVAAHHEVVLLIVGGLFVAETASVVIQVFWFKRTGKRVFRMAPIHHHFEQLGWSESKVVIRFWIIAIILALVGLATLKLR, via the coding sequence ATGCTCTATCTGATCGCTGAATGGCTTGGCTTTGAAGGCTTATTGAATCTGGTTCGATATCAGACGTTTCGTTTCGGCGCGACGTTGATGACGGCGTTGGTATTTGGACTGATAATTGGTCCAAAGTTCATCAACATGTTGCGCGTGCGCCAAGGCAAAGGGCAGCCGATCCGCGAAGATGGACCACAAAGCCATCAGGCAAAAGTGGGCACGCCGACTATGGGCGGGCTTATGATTTTGGTGTCCCTTGCATTGTCATTGATGCTTTGGATGGACCTGCGCAGCCCCTTGGTTTGGGCATGTCTTGCGGTGACGATCGGTTTTGGTCTGATCGGTTTTCTGGATGATTACGACAAAGTGTCCAAAAACAGCCATGCCGGCGTTTCGGCAAAGGTCCGGTTGCTGGGTGAATTCATCGTCGCTGGGATCGCCAGCTACCTCATCGTCAGCCAGATCAACACCAATCTGTACATCCCGTTCTTTTCGGATGTGAGCATCCCGTTGGGCCCGTTCTATTACGTGTTCGCGGCGGTATTTATCGTGGGATTTGGCAATGCGGTGAATTTGACCGATGGGCTGGATGGCCTGGCGATTATGCCGGTAATCATCGCATCGGGCACATTTGCGATAATCGCCTATTTGGTCGGGCGCGCCGATTTTAGCGAATATTTGGGTATTCCGCATGTGCCGGGCGCGGGCGAGTTGGCGATATTCTGCGCCGCGATAATGGGCGGCGGATTGGCGTTTCTTTGGTTCAACGCACCGCCTGCCGCTGTTTTTATGGGCGACACTGGTTCACTCGCGCTGGGTGGGGCTTTGGGTGCGATTGCGGTTGCTGCGCATCACGAAGTGGTTCTGTTGATCGTCGGCGGATTGTTCGTCGCCGAAACCGCCAGCGTCGTTATCCAAGTGTTCTGGTTCAAACGGACCGGCAAACGGGTTTTCCGTATGGCGCCCATTCATCACCATTTCGAACAGCTCGGCTGGAGTGAGAGCAAGGTCGTGATCCGGTTTTGGATCATCGCGATTATCCTCGCGCTTGTCGGGCTTGCCACGTTGAAGCTGAGGTAA
- a CDS encoding UDP-N-acetylmuramoyl-tripeptide--D-alanyl-D-alanine ligase has translation MKPLHAQSHALLHKWPLDPRDALPMSLWDAASVEAATGGRASHAFQASGVEMDSRDVRPGDIFIALKGEAMDGHKFIDAAFAKGAVAAITDRAVNYPHVLVKDTNAALHALAHAARDRSDATRIAVTGSVGKTGVKEAIFASLNRASRGAAHRSVRSYNNHVGVPLSLARLPARADFSVFEMGMNHTGEIAPLADHVRPHIALITTIAPAHIENLGSLEAIADEKSQIFTGMVKGGTAIIPADSEYTERMVNHARKLGVKVVTFGRSADADVRLLDAIPEGHGGSLVTADLGSQRVCYSVAEPGDHWISNSLGVMAAVRAAGGDLASAGLALAEMGGLKGRGARFDITAVGGKALLVDESYNANPASMRATLRALGQTPAHRRVAVLGSMKELGDFAPRFHAQLAEPLADAQIDHVILVGDEMRHLAVELGRRSAASLGFTPSFAHCEGPAQAMAELDMFGLTNGDAVLVKGSNSVGLGSLVSHFTRDQK, from the coding sequence ATGAAACCTCTGCACGCACAATCGCACGCTTTGCTGCACAAATGGCCGTTGGATCCGCGCGATGCTTTGCCTATGTCCTTGTGGGATGCGGCCAGCGTTGAGGCCGCCACCGGCGGCCGCGCAAGCCACGCCTTTCAGGCATCCGGCGTCGAAATGGACAGCCGCGATGTGCGTCCCGGTGACATCTTCATTGCCTTAAAGGGTGAGGCGATGGATGGTCACAAATTCATCGATGCAGCGTTTGCCAAAGGCGCGGTTGCCGCAATCACGGATCGTGCCGTCAATTACCCACACGTCTTAGTCAAAGACACAAACGCGGCGCTTCACGCGCTTGCGCATGCCGCGCGCGACCGCAGCGATGCGACCCGGATTGCCGTAACGGGCTCGGTCGGAAAAACCGGCGTGAAAGAAGCGATCTTTGCCAGTCTTAACCGTGCCAGTCGCGGGGCAGCCCATCGCTCCGTTCGCAGTTACAACAATCACGTTGGTGTTCCACTGAGCTTGGCCAGATTGCCCGCCCGCGCGGATTTTAGCGTGTTTGAAATGGGTATGAACCACACCGGCGAAATCGCTCCATTGGCCGATCATGTTCGCCCTCACATTGCGTTGATCACCACAATCGCACCCGCTCACATTGAAAATTTGGGCAGCCTTGAGGCGATCGCGGATGAAAAATCACAAATCTTCACGGGGATGGTGAAAGGCGGCACCGCCATCATCCCTGCAGACAGCGAATACACCGAGCGGATGGTCAACCACGCGCGAAAATTGGGCGTAAAGGTCGTTACATTTGGACGCAGCGCGGATGCCGATGTGCGGTTGCTTGATGCCATTCCCGAAGGGCACGGCGGATCGCTCGTCACCGCCGATCTTGGCAGTCAACGCGTGTGTTATTCCGTCGCCGAGCCGGGCGACCATTGGATTTCCAATTCTTTGGGGGTGATGGCCGCCGTTCGCGCCGCAGGTGGCGATTTGGCCAGCGCCGGTTTGGCGTTGGCCGAAATGGGCGGATTGAAAGGCCGCGGCGCGCGATTTGATATCACAGCGGTTGGCGGCAAAGCGTTGCTGGTCGATGAAAGCTACAATGCGAACCCAGCATCGATGCGCGCAACGCTGCGAGCATTGGGTCAAACACCTGCACACCGCCGGGTCGCGGTGCTGGGCAGTATGAAGGAATTGGGCGATTTTGCTCCACGCTTTCACGCGCAGCTCGCGGAACCGTTGGCCGATGCACAGATCGACCATGTGATCCTAGTTGGCGATGAGATGCGTCATCTGGCCGTAGAGCTGGGGAGAAGGAGCGCCGCCTCGCTTGGCTTTACCCCCAGCTTCGCGCATTGCGAAGGGCCTGCGCAAGCCATGGCGGAACTCGATATGTTCGGTCTTACAAACGGGGATGCGGTGCTCGTAAAGGGTTCCAATTCGGTTGGCTTAGGCAGTCTGGTGTCACACTTTACGCGCGATCAAAAATGA